TTTCTTTAAATATCACACTATTTCTAACTATTTCACACTTTGATACACCTGGCACACTTGTAGTTGATTTTTATAAAAAACATAGGATAATATGTATTTTTACTTATAATTTACACATTATCCTATGTATATTTCTACTTTATCTTTTTATTGATATACATAGATTCTATTAATTTAATCCCAATATTAGTTTTAAAATACTTATCTTTTATAATTTTTATAGCTTCTATTTCTATATTATCTTCATCAATATTAACTAAAAAATCACTTTCTATTAATATTTGAAAATCTATTTTATCAATATTGTTATAAGAATGATGATTTCCTATAAGAAATTTTATTCTTTCTATCGTATCTTTATCTATATTAAATTCATTTAATAATTCTTCAGCAACTTCCGGACCCTCTATCTCTTGATAATTACCAGCTGAAGAATTATACTTTCTTTCTGCATTCTTTATTCCTATATCATGCAATATAGCTGCTATTTCTAAGCCTTTATATTCATCTTCTTTCATATTCTCTCTAGACGATATTAATTTAGCAAATTGATATACTTTAATAGCATGATTTATCCTTTTTATATCACCATCAAAATATTCTATCATTTTTAATATTATTTCCTCTATCATATATCTTTCCCCTTTTTCTTATATATAACTCAATGCAGTAAAAGCATTATATTTCCAGTAATAATATAAATAAAAGCCACATTGCAATTGCAATGTGGCTTTATGGTGGACCATCAGGGACTCGAACCCCGGACCTACCGGTTATGAGCCGGTTGCTCTAACCAACTGAGCTAATGATCCATTCTTACCTGGCAACATCCTACTCTCCCACACAGTCTCCCATGCAGTACCATCGGCCCTCTAAGGCTTAACCATCGTGTTCGGTATGGGAACGGGTGTATCCCTTAGAGGCATCATCACCAGATGCTAGTTCATTCAAAATCTATGATTTTGCTTAATGAACTGTACTCCTCAGCTCTGCTGAGCGAGTTTCCTTTTCATTCAGTGAAAAAACTTTATTATTCTTTCAAATTTGCTACAATAGTTATTATATCAACTTAAAATTTATTGTCAATAATTTATTTTTATAAATTTTACACAATTATTATAAATAAAAAGCTGTGGATTAAAATATCATTTGACTCTAACTTTTTAGTTTTATGATAAATTAAAATTATGTGGAAAAGAAATTTTTTTCTCCTCCACACTATACTTTCCTTATATACTAACTTTCTTTTTTACCAATTAATATTACACTTATTGAAGTTTATTAATAATATCTTTAAAAGCTCTTCCTCTTACTTCAAAATTAGGATACATATCAAAAGATGCACATGCTGGTGATAATGTTACAATATCACCTTCCTTAGATATCTCTTTTGCTTTTAATACTGCATCTTCCATAGTATTAACAACGTAAATTGGCAATAATAAGTTCTTTTCCTTAATAACATTATCAAAAACTTCTTTGATCTTTTCTTTTGTCTTTCCTAATAATATTAGAGATTTTATTTTTTCATACCCTTCTTCTGCCAATGGTTCAAATGGTATATTTTTATCGTAACCTCCTGCAATTAAAATAACAGGATGATCAAATGCATTTAAACCTGCTAATGTTCTTGTAGGTGATGATGCTATCGAATCATTATAATATTTAACACCGTCAATTTCTCTAACAAGTTCACATCTATGCTCTACTCCCTTAAATGTAGTAGCAACCTTTTTCATTGTATCGATGCTAACATAATCATATACTGCACAAAAAGCTCCTAAATAATTTTCTACATTATGCATTCCTTTAATAACTATCTCATCTTTTTCACATACTTTTTTATTATATACATATAAAATTCCGTCTTTATAGTATGCTCCATCATCAATTATTTGCTTAGTAGAAAACTTACTTAGTCTACCTTTTTCTTCTCCAACAAAAGATGCTGTTATATCATTATCCATATTTAATACTAGTAATCCATTGTTATCTTGATACTTAAATATATTTTTCTTTGATTCAATATACTCCTCCATACCTTTGTGCATATCTAAATGATTTGGAGTAATATTAGTAACCACTACAACATCCATAGGCAATTTAATAGTCATAAGTTGAAAACTAGATAGTTCTAAAACTACTTTATCTTCTTCCTTAATTTCTTCTA
Above is a genomic segment from Clostridium bornimense containing:
- the murD gene encoding UDP-N-acetylmuramoyl-L-alanine--D-glutamate ligase → MREDFSKFKEFIKNKNVAVVGIGVSNVPLIRFLVNLGANVSAFDRKTREALGEIGDEFEELGVKLILGEGYLEKLTGFKVIFKTPSMRIDCDALVKAKEEGAYITSEMEEFIRYCKGTIFAVTGSDGKTTSTTLIYNMLKEEGYKTYVGGNIGTPLFANIEEIKEEDKVVLELSSFQLMTIKLPMDVVVVTNITPNHLDMHKGMEEYIESKKNIFKYQDNNGLLVLNMDNDITASFVGEEKGRLSKFSTKQIIDDGAYYKDGILYVYNKKVCEKDEIVIKGMHNVENYLGAFCAVYDYVSIDTMKKVATTFKGVEHRCELVREIDGVKYYNDSIASSPTRTLAGLNAFDHPVILIAGGYDKNIPFEPLAEEGYEKIKSLILLGKTKEKIKEVFDNVIKEKNLLLPIYVVNTMEDAVLKAKEISKEGDIVTLSPACASFDMYPNFEVRGRAFKDIINKLQ
- a CDS encoding HD domain-containing protein, with the translated sequence MIEEIILKMIEYFDGDIKRINHAIKVYQFAKLISSRENMKEDEYKGLEIAAILHDIGIKNAERKYNSSAGNYQEIEGPEVAEELLNEFNIDKDTIERIKFLIGNHHSYNNIDKIDFQILIESDFLVNIDEDNIEIEAIKIIKDKYFKTNIGIKLIESMYINKKIK